CAAACTAAAGATTTTAAGTTTTCTCTTTTAAGCCATACTAAAGCTGAATGTTCCTTCAAAATTATACTAGATAATAATTTACATTTTATAGCAATTATATTTACAGTTCCTCTTTCATATTTATGATAAGCATTTCCTATAATTTTTATTGGTTCAATATCACAATCTAATTCCTCTTTTATTTCTCTTATAATTCCTTGAAAATAAGTTTCATTATTTTCTAATTTTCCTCCAGGAAATTCCCAATTATTCCCCAAAATTTTATCTTTTGGTCTTAACGTACAAAGAATTTCATTATTTTCATTTTCAATTATAGCTGCTACTACATCAATAATTTTATCCATTTTTCCTCTTTTAAATCAATAAGTATATTTTTATATTTCAAAAAATATTATATCACTTAAAAATATTTGTATCAATAAAAAACTACATACTCAAATAAATGAGTATGTAGTCATTAATCTTTTTTTATAAAATTATACTAATTTTTTTAATTCTGTTGCTACAAATTCTACATGAGGTCCTACTATTACTTGAACTGTTGTAGCACTTGGTTTTAATACTCCTGGTACTAATTTTTTAATTTCTTTATCTTTTACTATTGTTGAATCTTTAACTTCTAATCTCAATCTTGTTGTACAATTATCTATTACAACTATATTTTCAGCTCCACCTAATAATGGTAGTAAAGCTGTTGCTAATTTTACATTAGAAGTTGCTTCTCCTTTAAATTCATTAATTACTGCAGTATCATCATCTTCTTCTCTTCCTGGAGTTCTTAAATTTGCTTTAACTATTACAGCTCTAAATATTACAAAATAAACTACAAAGAATACTAACCCTAATATTATTAACATAAATGGATTATTTGCATTTGGATTACGTAAAGATAAGAAGAAATCTACAAATCCTGCAGAAAATCCAAATCCTGCCATCCAATCAAATGAAGCTGCTATAAATACAGATATTCCTGTTAAAACAGCATGTAATAAATATAATGGTGGTGCAACAAACATAAATGCAAATTCAATTGGTTCTGTTACTCCTGTAAAGAAACTTGCAAATCCTGCTGCTAACATGATAGATTTTATTTTTTCCTTATTTTCAACTTTAGCTGTTGTTATAAATGCTAAACATGCTCCTAATAATCCAAACATCATAATTGGGAAAAATCCTGCTTGATACATTCCAACATGATAACTTCCTTGAATAGCTTCTGGTAATCCAGCATATGCTGCAGCAGGATCTCCCCAGAATCTTCCAATATCATTAATTCCAGCAACGTTAAACCAAAATACTGAGTTTAATGCATGGTGTAATCCAACAGGTATTAATAATCTATTAAAGAATCCATAAATTCCAGCTCCTAAAGGTCCTAATTTTGCAATAGCAATACCAAAAGAAACTAGTGCTGAATAAATTACTGGCCAAATATATAATAATATAAATGAAACAATTAACATAACAACTGATGTTATAATTGGCACAAATCTTTTTCCACTAAAAAAGGCTAAGAATTTAGGAAGTTCTAAATTATGGAATTTATTATATAATTCTCCTGCAATAACTCCACATAAAATTCCTACAAATTGGTTATTGATTTTTCCAAAAGCAGGTGATACTTGGTCTGCTGGTACTCCTGTCATTTGAGAAACTGCACCAATAGATAATAAAGTAGTAACAACTTCAAAAGCAACTAAACCAGCAAGGGCTGCTGCACCATTTTTATCTTTTGAAAGTCCAAAAGCTACACCAACAGCAAATAATATAGGCATATTATCAATAATAGCTGCTCCTGCTTTAATTAAAAAAGCTGCTAATTGGCTATTTCCTCCCCAACCAACAGGGTCAATCCAATAACCAATACCCATAAGAATAGCCGCAGCTGGAAGAACTGCTACTGGAACCATAAGTGCTTTACCAATTTTTTGTAGATAAGCGAACATAAAAAACCACTCTCCTTAATAAAATAT
The DNA window shown above is from Fusobacterium perfoetens ATCC 29250 and carries:
- a CDS encoding (deoxy)nucleoside triphosphate pyrophosphohydrolase, encoding MDKIIDVVAAIIENENNEILCTLRPKDKILGNNWEFPGGKLENNETYFQGIIREIKEELDCDIEPIKIIGNAYHKYERGTVNIIAIKCKLLSSIILKEHSALVWLKRENLKSLVWAPADIEIIEKFLL
- the nagE gene encoding N-acetylglucosamine-specific PTS transporter subunit IIBC: MFAYLQKIGKALMVPVAVLPAAAILMGIGYWIDPVGWGGNSQLAAFLIKAGAAIIDNMPILFAVGVAFGLSKDKNGAAALAGLVAFEVVTTLLSIGAVSQMTGVPADQVSPAFGKINNQFVGILCGVIAGELYNKFHNLELPKFLAFFSGKRFVPIITSVVMLIVSFILLYIWPVIYSALVSFGIAIAKLGPLGAGIYGFFNRLLIPVGLHHALNSVFWFNVAGINDIGRFWGDPAAAYAGLPEAIQGSYHVGMYQAGFFPIMMFGLLGACLAFITTAKVENKEKIKSIMLAAGFASFFTGVTEPIEFAFMFVAPPLYLLHAVLTGISVFIAASFDWMAGFGFSAGFVDFFLSLRNPNANNPFMLIILGLVFFVVYFVIFRAVIVKANLRTPGREEDDDTAVINEFKGEATSNVKLATALLPLLGGAENIVVIDNCTTRLRLEVKDSTIVKDKEIKKLVPGVLKPSATTVQVIVGPHVEFVATELKKLV